In Microvenator marinus, one genomic interval encodes:
- a CDS encoding nucleotidyl transferase AbiEii/AbiGii toxin family protein, whose amino-acid sequence MTTFPLDELLGTKLRALYQRSKGRDLFDLYYALGRGKTSADLLIRCFNRYMNEGNHSVTRALFESNLHEKSKRKDFRNDMEPLLRQGLSWDFEEALEIVLTELITKLPGDPWKGLSSDSPA is encoded by the coding sequence GTGACTACCTTTCCGCTCGACGAACTCCTGGGCACCAAGCTACGCGCACTCTACCAGCGGAGCAAGGGTCGCGACCTGTTTGACCTCTACTACGCTCTTGGTAGAGGCAAGACGAGCGCGGACCTCCTGATTAGGTGCTTCAACCGCTACATGAACGAGGGAAACCACTCGGTCACGCGTGCGCTCTTTGAGTCCAACCTCCACGAGAAATCGAAGCGCAAAGACTTCCGGAACGATATGGAGCCGCTACTCCGCCAGGGTTTATCATGGGACTTCGAGGAGGCACTCGAAATTGTGCTCACCGAACTCATCACCAAGCTGCCGGGCGATCCCTGGAAGGGTCTCTCGTCCGACTCACCGGCATAA
- a CDS encoding SpoIID/LytB domain-containing protein, which translates to MVRTRGLVGLSCGLALLSVVSTGFTQDIRSQDQLAMLYAPQLNFTREGDPIIRVGIVEGRDTVEFTPDRPVRVLPSGESGAQIELPAGVKYTVSVSDSTPGAYRHSVVVHRLPVAERRAADAVVQTWTQRGYLPEVFEVGGLFAVQGKVFDSRTVLVGLGGTKSRDEAQKIKSGLETKFGVEASIHSEITRPPGAAIHLEGAGLKVKISTRDVLTIAPLRGEENKIVYTVPDIQKSYGAGFETRRYTGSLIFAPDYNGKLVGMVSLGAERLLKGVVPAEMYASAPDAALRAQAVAARNNIFSAIGVRNLADPFMLRGDVMDQVYGGVGVENPRTSKAVDATRGRVMFHGQKIIEAVYSSNAGGFTESNENVWDMEPRPWLRGKIDVIGAAPAAFKNGVKPNEVAAFLDANFESPSKKASVSSSKLFRWDRVVTVDEAEAWLKENRRSVGRIKDFQVLSRGVSGRVMRLKVVGDKGETVVERELNVRRLFGGLRSGLFVMDVQKGRSGFVEQVEFRGAGFGHGVGMCQTGAIGLAESGVDYQDILKRYYSGISLESLY; encoded by the coding sequence ATGGTGCGTACACGTGGTCTGGTGGGTCTAAGTTGTGGTTTGGCGCTCTTAAGCGTCGTGTCCACCGGTTTTACCCAGGATATTCGCTCTCAAGACCAACTCGCCATGCTCTACGCCCCGCAGTTGAATTTCACACGCGAGGGCGACCCGATCATTCGCGTGGGGATTGTGGAGGGGCGCGACACCGTAGAGTTCACGCCGGATCGGCCGGTTCGTGTGCTTCCTTCGGGTGAAAGCGGGGCTCAGATCGAGCTGCCTGCCGGCGTAAAATACACGGTGAGCGTCTCGGACTCTACGCCTGGTGCGTACCGACATTCCGTGGTGGTTCACAGGTTGCCCGTGGCCGAAAGGAGGGCCGCCGATGCCGTGGTGCAAACATGGACCCAGCGCGGCTATCTCCCCGAAGTCTTCGAGGTCGGTGGTCTCTTCGCTGTGCAAGGAAAAGTCTTCGATTCGCGCACCGTCCTTGTGGGCCTCGGCGGCACCAAATCACGCGACGAGGCGCAGAAGATCAAGTCCGGCCTTGAGACCAAGTTTGGAGTCGAGGCGAGCATCCACTCCGAAATCACGAGGCCGCCCGGTGCCGCAATTCATCTGGAAGGCGCTGGACTAAAGGTCAAAATTAGCACTCGAGACGTTCTGACAATCGCTCCTTTGCGTGGCGAAGAAAACAAGATCGTCTACACAGTTCCCGATATCCAGAAGTCCTACGGCGCTGGCTTTGAGACGCGCCGCTACACGGGTTCGCTGATTTTTGCGCCTGATTATAACGGTAAACTCGTCGGCATGGTGAGCCTCGGCGCGGAGCGCCTGCTCAAAGGCGTGGTGCCGGCCGAGATGTACGCCTCGGCACCAGATGCGGCGCTGCGTGCGCAAGCTGTGGCGGCGCGCAACAATATCTTTAGCGCGATCGGTGTGCGAAATCTGGCCGACCCGTTCATGCTTCGCGGCGATGTGATGGACCAGGTCTATGGCGGTGTTGGCGTGGAGAATCCGCGCACTTCAAAGGCCGTAGACGCCACTCGCGGGCGCGTGATGTTCCACGGACAGAAGATCATTGAGGCTGTGTATTCATCCAACGCGGGCGGGTTTACGGAGAGCAACGAGAATGTGTGGGATATGGAGCCCAGGCCGTGGTTGCGCGGAAAGATCGACGTGATCGGGGCGGCGCCTGCGGCGTTCAAGAATGGTGTTAAACCCAATGAAGTTGCGGCATTTCTGGACGCGAACTTCGAATCCCCGAGCAAAAAGGCGTCCGTCTCGAGCTCCAAACTCTTCAGGTGGGACCGCGTGGTTACGGTGGATGAGGCTGAGGCCTGGCTCAAGGAAAACCGCCGAAGCGTGGGCCGAATCAAGGACTTTCAGGTCTTGAGTCGAGGAGTATCTGGGCGTGTGATGCGGCTCAAAGTGGTGGGTGATAAAGGCGAGACCGTGGTGGAGCGTGAACTAAATGTTCGCCGACTCTTCGGTGGGCTTCGCTCGGGACTCTTTGTGATGGACGTTCAAAAGGGGCGTAGCGGTTTTGTAGAGCAGGTCGAGTTCCGCGGCGCCGGCTTCGGTCACGGCGTGGGAATGTGCCAGACCGGTGCTATTGGGCTGGCCGAAAGTGGCGTGGACTATCAAGATATCTTGAAGCGGTACTACTCAGGGATTTCCTTGGAGAGTTTGTACTGA
- a CDS encoding type IV toxin-antitoxin system AbiEi family antitoxin — MNAADYIEELQTNGRLVFTTNDAVRALGKSVAAVRAQLRRLKEKGRIADPYRGFHVVVPPKYRRLGCLPPDHFIPQLMEHLEQPYYVALLSAAAYHGAAHHAPMVFQVMVPRSRRSLECGGVRVDFIARQDMEFTAVIDRDTPTGILRIASPAATAVEVVGYPERCGFLDNVATVLAELAESIDADALETEARRAPTAWVQRLGYLLSLVDQEGLAERLDGVLAERNAFTVALAPWKEVEGVARNARWQVAVNVEVVPDV, encoded by the coding sequence TTGAACGCTGCCGATTACATCGAAGAGCTCCAGACAAATGGGCGGCTCGTATTCACCACCAACGACGCTGTGAGGGCGCTCGGCAAATCTGTAGCAGCTGTCCGCGCACAGTTGCGGAGACTTAAGGAAAAAGGCCGTATAGCTGATCCGTACCGCGGCTTTCACGTGGTAGTCCCCCCAAAGTACCGGCGGCTCGGGTGCCTCCCCCCGGATCACTTCATTCCACAACTGATGGAGCATCTCGAGCAACCTTACTACGTGGCCTTGTTGAGCGCTGCTGCGTACCACGGCGCGGCACACCATGCCCCGATGGTGTTCCAGGTCATGGTTCCGCGGTCTCGTCGAAGCCTCGAGTGCGGTGGGGTGCGAGTGGACTTCATCGCCCGCCAAGACATGGAGTTCACGGCCGTGATCGATCGCGATACACCAACAGGTATTCTACGCATTGCATCGCCAGCTGCGACCGCTGTCGAGGTGGTGGGCTACCCTGAGCGCTGTGGCTTTCTTGACAATGTTGCAACGGTACTTGCCGAGCTGGCCGAATCGATTGATGCAGATGCTCTCGAAACCGAGGCGAGACGCGCTCCTACGGCATGGGTACAACGACTTGGATATCTTCTTTCGCTGGTTGATCAGGAGGGGCTCGCGGAGCGTTTGGACGGTGTTCTCGCTGAGCGCAACGCCTTCACCGTGGCCCTCGCACCGTGGAAAGAGGTGGAAGGCGTAGCGAGAAACGCTCGTTGGCAGGTAGCCGTCAACGTGGAAGTGGTGCCGGACGTATGA
- a CDS encoding HAD family hydrolase, with translation MNIVFLDLDGTVIGSNGVSERTWSACEALRPTHHLVVCTGRTGSGVALEIAKRLAPNGVHIFENGGFICRATGEVLFESALDPQDIETMISHAEGVDATLEFYTAAGVFSNRQHPDCDEHARVLEIEVLAADLREVARNHRVIRAHWIMRPEGVDAALDFELQNSERGVASSPVLPLNVFASVTAKGVSKGSAAKWVADYLDIPLEKTWAVGDAESDRPVLEVVAHPRVMGDSPASLLRDFERLGMVDDDGLADFLETLMPQ, from the coding sequence GTGAATATTGTATTTTTAGATTTGGACGGGACGGTCATTGGCTCCAACGGGGTCAGTGAGCGTACCTGGTCTGCGTGTGAGGCGCTCCGGCCCACCCACCACCTTGTGGTCTGTACTGGGCGCACAGGCTCAGGGGTAGCCCTTGAGATCGCGAAGCGCCTGGCACCAAATGGCGTCCATATTTTTGAGAATGGCGGGTTCATTTGCCGAGCAACGGGCGAGGTCCTTTTTGAGTCCGCGTTGGACCCTCAGGATATCGAGACCATGATTTCGCATGCCGAGGGTGTGGATGCGACGCTTGAGTTTTACACGGCAGCCGGCGTGTTCTCAAACCGTCAGCACCCGGATTGCGACGAGCATGCGCGCGTGCTTGAGATCGAGGTGCTGGCTGCCGATTTGCGCGAAGTGGCACGCAATCACCGTGTGATTCGCGCCCATTGGATTATGCGCCCGGAAGGCGTGGATGCCGCGCTAGATTTTGAGCTCCAGAACTCCGAGCGCGGCGTGGCGTCTAGTCCAGTCCTGCCACTCAACGTGTTCGCGAGTGTCACGGCTAAGGGTGTGTCTAAGGGGTCTGCGGCAAAGTGGGTCGCCGACTATCTGGATATACCCCTGGAGAAGACGTGGGCCGTGGGAGACGCTGAGAGTGACCGACCGGTGCTCGAGGTGGTGGCGCACCCTCGTGTGATGGGCGATAGCCCGGCGAGCCTTCTGCGCGATTTTGAGCGGCTCGGAATGGTAGATGATGATGGCTTGGCGGACTTTTTGGAAACCCTCATGCCTCAATGA
- a CDS encoding Stp1/IreP family PP2C-type Ser/Thr phosphatase, protein MKLRYAGNTHVGMKRTHNEDNLLILQEENLYMVADGMGGHASGEVASEMAISTVAEFFKETSADDDVTWPYKMEKGRRYEENRLAAGIKLANLRIFETASQNASQRGMGTTIVAINFSGNSAYLGHVGDSRIYRLRGDKMELVTEDHSLLNDYIKMKDLTEQEIENFPHKNVIVRALGMKETVQVDVAHEEPQIGDIYLLCTDGLNGMVKDSDIERIMVENRTNLEAGCEKLIEAANAGGGTDNCTVILVEVIEK, encoded by the coding sequence TTGAAACTTCGATACGCAGGTAACACTCACGTAGGCATGAAAAGGACCCACAACGAGGATAACTTGCTTATTCTCCAAGAGGAAAACCTTTACATGGTTGCGGACGGAATGGGCGGACACGCGAGCGGCGAAGTCGCCTCGGAGATGGCCATTTCTACGGTCGCTGAATTCTTTAAGGAGACGTCGGCAGATGACGACGTCACCTGGCCTTATAAGATGGAGAAGGGGCGTCGATACGAAGAAAATCGACTTGCCGCTGGCATCAAATTGGCCAATTTGAGGATCTTTGAGACCGCCTCTCAAAACGCTTCTCAACGAGGAATGGGAACCACGATAGTGGCCATCAATTTCTCGGGCAATTCAGCCTATCTTGGGCACGTCGGGGACAGCCGAATCTACAGGCTGCGCGGGGATAAAATGGAACTCGTCACCGAGGACCACTCCCTGCTCAACGACTATATCAAGATGAAGGATCTGACCGAGCAGGAAATCGAGAATTTCCCGCATAAGAACGTCATCGTTCGTGCGCTCGGTATGAAAGAGACCGTTCAGGTTGATGTGGCCCACGAAGAGCCACAAATCGGCGATATTTACCTGCTCTGCACAGACGGGCTAAACGGTATGGTCAAAGATTCGGATATCGAACGAATCATGGTCGAGAACCGCACTAATCTTGAGGCTGGCTGCGAGAAACTCATCGAAGCGGCAAACGCCGGTGGTGGTACAGACAACTGCACCGTCATTCTCGTCGAAGTCATCGAGAAATAA